The Candidatus Atribacteria bacterium genome includes the window CCATTGTTTATAGATAAATAATAAAGGTGGAATAAAGATAAGAGGATAAATAATTCGTTTTTTAAATATTTTTTTCTTTTCTATGAAAATAAGAGCGAACCATAAAAAGATACCAGCGAAACCGATCCACCCCATGGAAATGAGGTTATTAACTAAAATAACAGTATCTTTTGAGAGTTGCGGATTATAAATAAAAATCGATCCAAAACTCCATAACATAAAGCAAGCAATAAGAATAGCACAAATCCTATTAAGCAAGGATTTTGGATCTTTACATAGTATAAACATTAACAAGTAGAAATAAAACAAAAATACAAGAAAATGCAGAAATGATAAAAGATTCAATATTTATTCACCACTTTTCCTTCAGAATCACTCTATTATCTACAATTCAAATTTAAATTCCTCCCCCTTAAAAAGCTTTAAGCAGGCATCTGTCACTTCAGCGTCATAAAGTATATTCCTGTTTTGAGAAATTTCTTTTAAAGCTTGATCCATACCCAATGCCGGACGGTAGGGACGGTGAGAGGACATGGCTTCCACTACATCGGCAACCCCTATTATTTTAGCTTCAAGCAAAATATTGTCACCTTCTAAGCCTTGAGGATATCCTGAACCGTTTAGTCTCTCGTGATGCTGAAGAACAATATTTGCAACCGGATAGTTAAAATCAATAGATTTTAAGATATCATATCCCATTTGGGAATGTCCTTTGATCAGACTAAATTCTAAATCAGTTAGCTTGGTGGGTTTACTTAAGGTTTCAGTAGGCAGGCTGATCTTCCCGATATCATGGATCAAAGAGGATACCCTGATTCCTTCCAGCTGATCCTGGGAAAGGTTTAGCTCGGCAGCGATGGCTACAGCCAGTTGAGATACCCTCAGCTGGTGACCGGCAGTATAGGGGTCTTTGGCCTCGATGATCTTGGACATAGTCTCGATGGTTTCATCCATGGTTTTTTTGAGTCTTTCTTCTGCTTGTTTGCGTGCGGTGATATCTCTGCCCAAGGAAACCGAACCTATTATTTTGCCTTGTGGGTTAGTCAGGTTACGGGAATTCCAGGAGATAATTTTTGCTTTGCCGTCTTTACAGGATATTTTGGTTTCATAATCTTCAACCTCTTCTCCTTTTTCAATGATCGCACTAGTTTTTGCGGTAATTTTCATCCGGTAATTTTCATCCGGATAGAGCCATTCCCATATTTTATCATGGCCAATGACTTCTGTGGCAGAGTATCCGCTCATCTTTTCGGCAGCTTCATTCCACATCATTACATTGGTTTTTTCATCCAGTACATTGATCCAAACATTGGCATTATGAATTATATTTTCCTGGAATTGGCTTAGATTATAGATCTTCTCTTCTTTTTCTTGAAGGACTTTATTCGTTTTCTCTAAGTCAAATATCTTCTTAT containing:
- a CDS encoding PAS domain S-box protein translates to FYTATYTDKKDEEFALSLGAVRFIVKPQEPETLLKIVNEVMDKHKEKVPLVPQEEEEKYLSRYNERLVQKLDKKIFDLEKTNKVLQEKEEKIYNLSQFQENIIHNANVWINVLDEKTNVMMWNEAAEKMSGYSATEVIGHDKIWEWLYPDENYRMKITAKTSAIIEKGEEVEDYETKISCKDGKAKIISWNSRNLTNPQGKIIGSVSLGRDITARKQAEERLKKTMDETIETMSKIIEAKDPYTAGHQLRVSQLAVAIAAELNLSQDQLEGIRVSSLIHDIGKISLPTETLSKPTKLTDLEFSLIKGHSQMGYDILKSIDFNYPVANIVLQHHERLNGSGYPQGLEGDNILLEAKIIGVADVVEAMSSHRPYRPALGMDQALKEISQNRNILYDAEVTDACLKLFKGEEFKFEL